The following are encoded in a window of Platichthys flesus chromosome 19, fPlaFle2.1, whole genome shotgun sequence genomic DNA:
- the pou5f3 gene encoding POU domain, class 5, transcription factor 1, whose amino-acid sequence MSDRSQSPECQSRPYDFSRAGPCAQSLGQDASFQLPHGVLPDPSLLYNKSAYGGITSASAQTFFPFPPMAGDYRGADLQAGEFGQPKHWYPFAATEYTGQVPGVTAASQPTNLSPPIAETREQIKMPEIKTEKDTGDDYSAEIKGQQYLTSSASAAMAHGVFYPAAWNPSFWPGIAHITQPGISNQNPSTSSASSPSMSPSPPSNGLPGNAFFSVNPTQAAPGPQTQNPATSTRSSGSSSGGCSDSEEENLSTEELEQFAKELKHKRITLGFTQADVGLALGNLYGKMFSQTTICRFEALQLSFKNMCKLKPLLQRWLNEAETSDNPQDMYKIERVFVDTRKRKRRTSLEGAVRSALESYFIKCPKPNTQEITHISDDLGLERDVVRVWFCNRRQKGKRLALPLDEECDGQYYEQSPSPLNMSHSPIPSQSYQVSGYPGGPPPTLYMPSLHRPDVLKQALHPGLVGHMTG is encoded by the exons ATGTCTGATAGATCACAGAGTCCCGAGTGCCAGAGCAGGCCCTACGATTTCAGCCGCGCCGGCCCTTGCGCTCAGTCTTTGGGTCAAGATGCGTCATTCCAGCTTCCTCACGGCGTTTTGCCAGACCCGAGCCTCCTCTACAACAAATCCGCGTACGGTGGCATCACGTCGGCCTCTGCGCAGACATTCTTCCCTTTCCCACCCATGGCTGGGGACTACAGGGGAGCCGACCTGCAGGCTGGAGAGTTTGGGCAACCCAAGCATTGGTATCCCTTCGCTGCGACCGAGTACACCGGCCAGGTACCCGGCGTAACGGCAGCGTCCCAGCCTACAAACCTGAGTCCCCCCATAGCCGAGACCCGGGAGCAAATCAAAATGCCCGAGATCAAGACCGAGAAGGACACCGGCGATGACTACTCAGCGGAGATCAAGGGTCAGCAGTACCTGACATCGTCGGCCTCCGCCGCCATGGCCCATGGAGTCTTCTACCCCGCGGCCTGGAACCCGTCCTTCTGGCCTGGGATCGCGCACATCACCCAGCCCGGTATCAGTAATCAAAACCCCTCCACATCATCTGCATCATCGCCGTCCATGTCCCCTTCACCCCCGAGCAACGGGCTTCCAGGAAACGCGTTTTTCAGCGTGAACCCAACCCAAGCTGCCCCCGGTCCGCAGACGCAAAACCCGGCTACTTCAACGCGGAGCAGCGGTTCGTCCAGCGGCGGATGCAGCGACTCAGAGGAG GAGAACCTTTCCACTGAGGAACTGGAGCAGTTTGCCAaggaactgaaacacaaacgcATTACCCTGGGTTTCACTCAAGCTGACGTTGGCCTTGCCCTGGGTAACCTCTATG GTAAGATGTTCAGCCAGACGACCATTTGCCGCTTCGAGGCTCTGCAGCTGAGCTTTAAGAACATGTGCAAGCTGAAACCCCTTCTTCAGAGATGGCTGAATGAGGCAGAGACCTCAGACAATCCCCAGGAT atGTACAAGATCGAGAGAGTATTTGTCGACaccagaaagaggaagagaaggacaaGTCTGGAGGGGGCAGTGCGCTCTGCTCTGGAGTCCTACTTCATCAAGTGTCCAAAACCCAACACCCAGGAGATCACGCACATTTCAGATGACCTGGGCCTTGAGAGAGAC GTGGTGCGTGTTTGGTTCTGCAACCGGAGACAGAAAGGAAAGCGACTGGCTTTGCCACTGGACGAGGAGTGCGACGGCCAGTATTACGAGCAGAGCCCTTCCCCACTGAACATGTCCCATTCCCCCATTCCCAGTCAGAGCTACCAGGTGTCCGGTTACCCCGGAGGCCCTCCTCCCACACTGTACATGCCCTCACTTCACCGGCCTGATGTCCTCAAACAGGCCCTTCACCCTGGACTTGTTGGTCACATGACTGGATAA